A single window of Sphaerodactylus townsendi isolate TG3544 linkage group LG05, MPM_Stown_v2.3, whole genome shotgun sequence DNA harbors:
- the GPR52 gene encoding G-protein coupled receptor 52, producing MQTMNQSMWVEWKTLNTSNGIVNVSEHHSCPFGFGHYSAIDICILETIIIVLLTFLIIVGNLTVILVFHCAPLLHHYTTSYFIQTMAYADLFVGVSCLVPTLSLLHYSTGVHESLTCQVFGYVISVLKSVSMACLAFISVDRYLAITKPLSYNQLVTPCRLRICIILIWLYSCLIFLPSFFGWGKPGYHGDIFKWCATSWLTNAYFTGFIVCLLYAPAAFIICFTYFHIFKICRQHTKEINDRRARFPTDEVDTAAETGHSPDSRYAMVLFRITSVFYVLWLPYIIYFMLESSRVLESTALSFLTTWLAISNSFCNCVIYSLSNSVFRLGLWRLSETVCSSCIRKKDSIVQDPVPRKRANSCSI from the coding sequence ATGCAAACCATGAACCAGTCCATGTGGGTTGAGTGGAAGACTCTGAACACAAGCAATGGCATTGTGAATGTATCTGAGCACCACTCCTGCCCATTTGGATTTGGACACTACAGTGCCATTGACATTTGCATTCTTGAGACTATCATTATTGTCTTGCTaacatttttaattattgtgGGTAACTTAACAGTCATTTTGGTCTTTCACTGTGCTCCACTATTACATCATTACACCACCAGTTACTTTATCCAGACTATGGCGTACGCTGACCTCTTTGTTGGGGTAAGCTGCTTGGTTCCTACCTTGTCATTGCTTCATTACTCTACAGGTGTCCATGAGTCCTTGACTTGTCAAGTTTTTGGATATGTCATCTCTGTGCTGAAGAGTGTTTCGATGGCCTGCCTTGCTTTCATTAGCGTAGATCGCTACCTTGCTATTACGAAACCACTCTCCTACAACCAGCTGGTCACACCTTGCCGGTTAAGAATCTGCATAATTTTGATTTGGCTTTACTCCTGTCTGATCTTCTTGCCTTCTTTTTTTGGCTGGGGAAAGCCCGGTTATCATggagacatttttaaatggtgtgcAACCTCTTGGCTTACTAATGCCTATTTTACTGGCTTTATCGTATGCTTACTGTATGCTCCAGCTGCCTTCATCATCTGCTTTACATACTTTCACATATTTAAAATCTGCCGGCAGCATACCAAAGAGATAAATGACAGGAGAGCTCGTTTCCCTACAGATGAAGTGGATACTGCTGCTGAAACTGGACACAGCCCTGACAGTCGCTACGCTATGGTTTTATTTCGTATAACCAGTGTGTTTTATGTGCTCTGGCTTCCCTACATCATATATTTCATGTTAGAGAGCTCTAGGGTGCTAGAAAGTACAGCTCTCTCTTTCTTAACAACGTGGCTTGCTATAAGCAATAGTTTTTGTAACTGTGTTATATATAGCCTCTCAAACAGTGTTTTCAGGCTGGGACTTTGGAGATTATCAGAGACTGTATGTTCATCTTGTATACGTAAAAAAGACAGCATTGTTCAAGATCCAGTTCCTAGAAAACGGGCTAACTCTTGTTCCATCTAA